A single window of Dermacentor albipictus isolate Rhodes 1998 colony chromosome 1, USDA_Dalb.pri_finalv2, whole genome shotgun sequence DNA harbors:
- the LOC135915090 gene encoding uncharacterized protein — protein MKSQRRNKQAHNRRADGRGRAMRPNIPLLEHFRWPRLRRPFYKHWLLNVLRLVELFCWVMLFRLLIALSAVTVVVLACLLVAAMVVGGPALLRSLADFMTDTFREVFTLCSQFLQDPVQARLLDFARRGTHM, from the exons ATGAAGTCTCAACGAAGGAACAAGCAG GCGCACAACCGCCGAGCGGACGGACGCGGACGTGCCATGCGTCCCAACATTCCTCTGCTGGAGCACTTCCGGTGGCCCCGCCTTCGGCGTCCGTTCTACAAACACTGGCTGCTCAACGTACTGCGTCTCGTGGAGCTCTTCTGTTGGGTCATGCTGTTCCGCCTGCTGATCGCGCTGTCCGCGGTCACTGTGGTTGTCTTGGCATGCCTTCTGGTCGCTGCAATGGTGGTGGGCGGTCCGGCCCTGCTGCGCTCCCTCGCCGACTTCATGACCGACACGTTCCGCGAGGTGTTCACCCTGTGCTCCCAGTTCCTCCAAGACCCTGTCCAGGCGCGCCTGTTAGACTTTGCCAGGAGGGGAACACATATGTGA
- the LOC135915092 gene encoding uncharacterized protein isoform X3, giving the protein MPRLREKPYTRKRASLETKTIFEDFGSRTGNQQSTAQEFASLELCSGAYTPHTCINMCSCAVPANICSPCDAGRCTEATSEVQDGGCDTTRIKDNVPCFPNGSTLRDSSDGSLRCEKGTGSFRRNVRTSQCGFSGDRCAVIKFPEKGDSVVLVHTKRLHGDVCLWPQDFKNISYLATCGAFPSSIWQVVPCVPIDTFRAQKRYGRSVHKQSSHASTSRANAANVCSDVGAVQCEQMCASETSDSEGEVDSGGEQDAKQKSSGIERSLTAHSFMKTLSKPCINQL; this is encoded by the exons atgcctagactgcgggagaagccgtaCACGCGAAagagagcgtcgctggaaacaaagacgatattcgaggatttcggatctcgcaccggcaacCAGCAGTCAACGGCTcaagaattcgcaagtctagaactgtgcagtggcgcatATACGCCACACACTTGCATTAACATGTGCAGTtgtgctgtccctgcaaacatttgttcgccttgtgatgctggccgctgcaccgaggcgacatcggaagttcaggatggtggttgtgacactacgcgcattaaggacaatgtgccttgcttccctaatgGATCGACTCTACGTGActcttcggatggttcacttcgctgtgagaaggGAACAGGATCCTTCAGGAGAaatgtacgcacaagtcaatgtgggttctctg GTGACCGCTGTGCAGTCATCAAGTTTCCAGAGAAGGGTGACTCTGTGGTTCTTGTACATACCAAGCGGCTGCATGGTGATGTGTGCTTGTGGCCACAGGATTTCAAGAATATTTCGTATTTAGCAACATGTGGAGCATTTCCATCGTCCATCTGGCAAGTTGTGCCTTGTGTGCCCATAGACACATTCA GAGCACAGAAGAGGTATGGGAGATCTGTTCACAAGCAGTCATCACATGCATCAACATCTAGGGCGAATGCTGCCAACGTGTGCA GTGATGTAGGTGCAGTACAGTGTGAACAAATGTGTGCAAGCGAGACTTCAGACTCTGAGGGTGAGGTTGACTCTGGAGGGGAACAAGATGCAAAGCAAAAATCGTCAGGCATTGAAAGATCATTGACAGCTCACTCTTTTATGAAAA
- the LOC135915092 gene encoding uncharacterized protein isoform X4 produces MPRLREKPYTRKRASLETKTIFEDFGSRTGNQQSTAQEFASLELCSGAYTPHTCINMCSCAVPANICSPCDAGRCTEATSEVQDGGCDTTRIKDNVPCFPNGSTLRDSSDGSLRCEKGTGSFRRNVRTSQCGFSGDRCAVIKFPEKGDSVVLVHTKRLHGDVCLWPQDFKNISYLATCGAFPSSIWQVVPCVPIDTFRAQKRYGRSVHKQSSHASTSRANAANVCSDVGAVQCEQMCASETSDSEGEVDSGGEQDAKQKSSGIERSLTAHSFMKRPF; encoded by the exons atgcctagactgcgggagaagccgtaCACGCGAAagagagcgtcgctggaaacaaagacgatattcgaggatttcggatctcgcaccggcaacCAGCAGTCAACGGCTcaagaattcgcaagtctagaactgtgcagtggcgcatATACGCCACACACTTGCATTAACATGTGCAGTtgtgctgtccctgcaaacatttgttcgccttgtgatgctggccgctgcaccgaggcgacatcggaagttcaggatggtggttgtgacactacgcgcattaaggacaatgtgccttgcttccctaatgGATCGACTCTACGTGActcttcggatggttcacttcgctgtgagaaggGAACAGGATCCTTCAGGAGAaatgtacgcacaagtcaatgtgggttctctg GTGACCGCTGTGCAGTCATCAAGTTTCCAGAGAAGGGTGACTCTGTGGTTCTTGTACATACCAAGCGGCTGCATGGTGATGTGTGCTTGTGGCCACAGGATTTCAAGAATATTTCGTATTTAGCAACATGTGGAGCATTTCCATCGTCCATCTGGCAAGTTGTGCCTTGTGTGCCCATAGACACATTCA GAGCACAGAAGAGGTATGGGAGATCTGTTCACAAGCAGTCATCACATGCATCAACATCTAGGGCGAATGCTGCCAACGTGTGCA GTGATGTAGGTGCAGTACAGTGTGAACAAATGTGTGCAAGCGAGACTTCAGACTCTGAGGGTGAGGTTGACTCTGGAGGGGAACAAGATGCAAAGCAAAAATCGTCAGGCATTGAAAGATCATTGACAGCTCACTCTTTTATGAAAA
- the LOC135915092 gene encoding uncharacterized protein isoform X2, with product MPRLREKPYTRKRASLETKTIFEDFGSRTGNQQSTAQEFASLELCSGAYTPHTCINMCSCAVPANICSPCDAGRCTEATSEVQDGGCDTTRIKDNVPCFPNGSTLRDSSDGSLRCEKGTGSFRRNVRTSQCGFSGDRCAVIKFPEKGDSVVLVHTKRLHGDVCLWPQDFKNISYLATCGAFPSSIWQVVPCVPIDTFRAQKRYGRSVHKQSSHASTSRANAANVCSDVGAVQCEQMCASETSDSEGEVDSGGEQDAKQKSSGIERSLTAHSFMKTSNLQGHGPKKLPRSYQFE from the exons atgcctagactgcgggagaagccgtaCACGCGAAagagagcgtcgctggaaacaaagacgatattcgaggatttcggatctcgcaccggcaacCAGCAGTCAACGGCTcaagaattcgcaagtctagaactgtgcagtggcgcatATACGCCACACACTTGCATTAACATGTGCAGTtgtgctgtccctgcaaacatttgttcgccttgtgatgctggccgctgcaccgaggcgacatcggaagttcaggatggtggttgtgacactacgcgcattaaggacaatgtgccttgcttccctaatgGATCGACTCTACGTGActcttcggatggttcacttcgctgtgagaaggGAACAGGATCCTTCAGGAGAaatgtacgcacaagtcaatgtgggttctctg GTGACCGCTGTGCAGTCATCAAGTTTCCAGAGAAGGGTGACTCTGTGGTTCTTGTACATACCAAGCGGCTGCATGGTGATGTGTGCTTGTGGCCACAGGATTTCAAGAATATTTCGTATTTAGCAACATGTGGAGCATTTCCATCGTCCATCTGGCAAGTTGTGCCTTGTGTGCCCATAGACACATTCA GAGCACAGAAGAGGTATGGGAGATCTGTTCACAAGCAGTCATCACATGCATCAACATCTAGGGCGAATGCTGCCAACGTGTGCA GTGATGTAGGTGCAGTACAGTGTGAACAAATGTGTGCAAGCGAGACTTCAGACTCTGAGGGTGAGGTTGACTCTGGAGGGGAACAAGATGCAAAGCAAAAATCGTCAGGCATTGAAAGATCATTGACAGCTCACTCTTTTATGAAAA